From one Luteipulveratus mongoliensis genomic stretch:
- a CDS encoding GMC family oxidoreductase has protein sequence MSDSTFDYVIAGGGTAGCVLAARLSEDPDVTVCLVEAGPSDVGDPNVLQLSEWMHLLDSGYDWDYPIEPQAKGNSFMRHARAKVLGGCSSHNSCIAFWPPAEALDDWEAMGATGWGARDVLPYVARVENNDAPGDQHGLDGPVRLRDVPPLDPCGLALLDAAAKVGLPTVEFNRGTTVLNGAGWFQINAGEDGTRMSTSHAYLHPILDSRSNLEVRTGCWVSEIVIDDTLAATGVRYQRPDLTGYDTVSARREVVVTAGAIDTPKLLMLSGIGPADHLREHGITVRVDSPGVGENLDDHVEGLVFFEASRPMVTTSTQWWEIGLFATTVDGLAVPDLMMHYGSVPFDMNTLRWGYPTTDNGFCLTPNVTQGLSRGTVRLRSRDFRDRARVDPRYFTDADGHDERVMLAGVRLARRIAEQEPLRGWVARELAPGPDASTDDELLDYIHKTHNTVYHPAGTARMGAADNPMAVLDPQLRVKGVSGLRVVDASAMPKLPAVNPNITVMTMAERCADLMRGA, from the coding sequence TTGTCGGACAGCACTTTTGACTATGTCATTGCTGGCGGCGGCACTGCCGGATGTGTGCTCGCGGCCCGGCTGAGTGAGGACCCGGACGTCACCGTCTGCCTTGTGGAGGCCGGACCGTCCGATGTCGGTGACCCCAACGTGCTCCAGCTATCGGAGTGGATGCACCTGCTGGACTCCGGCTACGACTGGGACTACCCGATCGAGCCGCAGGCTAAGGGCAACAGCTTCATGCGGCATGCCCGGGCCAAGGTGCTCGGCGGCTGCTCATCGCACAACTCGTGCATCGCGTTCTGGCCTCCGGCAGAGGCACTGGACGACTGGGAGGCGATGGGTGCCACGGGTTGGGGTGCTCGCGATGTGCTGCCGTACGTCGCCCGCGTCGAGAACAACGACGCCCCCGGCGACCAGCACGGGCTCGACGGTCCGGTGCGGCTGCGGGACGTACCACCGCTTGACCCGTGCGGGCTCGCTCTCCTCGATGCTGCCGCGAAGGTCGGCCTCCCGACCGTTGAATTCAACCGGGGCACAACGGTTCTCAACGGCGCGGGCTGGTTCCAGATCAACGCGGGCGAGGACGGGACGCGGATGTCCACGTCCCATGCGTACCTGCATCCGATCCTGGACTCGCGCAGCAACCTCGAGGTCCGCACCGGCTGCTGGGTGAGCGAGATCGTCATCGACGACACGCTGGCCGCCACCGGAGTTCGCTACCAACGCCCGGACCTGACGGGGTACGACACAGTGTCGGCGCGTCGAGAGGTCGTGGTCACCGCGGGGGCCATCGACACGCCAAAACTGTTGATGCTGTCAGGAATTGGGCCTGCGGACCACCTGCGCGAGCACGGCATCACCGTCCGAGTGGACTCCCCCGGTGTCGGCGAGAACCTCGACGACCACGTCGAGGGCCTGGTGTTCTTCGAAGCATCACGACCGATGGTCACGACCTCGACGCAGTGGTGGGAGATCGGGCTGTTCGCGACGACCGTCGACGGCCTGGCCGTGCCCGACCTGATGATGCATTACGGCAGCGTGCCGTTCGACATGAACACCCTGCGCTGGGGCTACCCGACCACGGACAACGGCTTCTGCCTCACGCCCAACGTCACGCAGGGACTCTCACGCGGCACCGTACGACTGAGGTCCCGTGACTTCCGCGACCGCGCGAGAGTCGATCCGCGCTACTTCACCGACGCCGACGGGCACGACGAGCGGGTGATGCTCGCCGGCGTACGCCTGGCTCGCCGGATCGCTGAGCAGGAGCCACTGCGGGGCTGGGTCGCGCGCGAGCTGGCGCCCGGACCCGATGCCAGCACCGACGACGAGCTGCTCGACTACATCCACAAGACGCACAACACCGTCTATCACCCGGCGGGCACGGCGCGGATGGGCGCAGCGGACAACCCCATGGCCGTCCTCGACCCGCAGCTGCGGGTGAAGGGCGTATCCGGGCTGCGCGTGGTGGACGCATCTGCGATGCCCAAGCTGCCCGCGGTCAACCCCAACATCACCGTCATGACGATGGCCGAACGGTGCGCAGACCTGATGCGTGGAGCCTGA